The Helianthus annuus cultivar XRQ/B chromosome 16, HanXRQr2.0-SUNRISE, whole genome shotgun sequence genome includes a window with the following:
- the LOC110876864 gene encoding proline-rich protein 36-like — protein MALSVASAPAHEYEFDHEVDDDFDLVFPPGFDPDQDIEFIHLDQPLEAPVAPIDPLFDDPADFDMDFLDPEPIVAPEPVAAPDPALEHDPVHDGAPAIAPFVDDVPVADAPVDAPLLIEDPIVAPFHDPVPVLFDRALFATHVDPRYADTRNGWIDEDDDYPPFVLPVTPPVSPVSAPVSTPTDIPLFPPHTTDAHRTDLPITFLQDIPPPRPGEGSSRQPPVSAPPMMSSPFPFASQFPTVAPPTAPSFTPSSAPFLWTTPPIMPLSDPYHPYHVG, from the exons ATGGCGTTATCAGTTGCATCTGCTCCAGCACACGAGTACGAGTTTGATCACGAGGTTGACGATGATTTTGATCTTGTCTTTCCCCCTGGTtttgatcctgaccaggatatcgaGTTCATTCACCTGGACCAGCCCCTAGAGGCGCCTGTAGCCCCTATCGATCCTTTGTTTGATGATCCAGCCGATTTTGATATGGATTTTCTTGACCCGGAGCCTATCGTGGCCCCTGAGCCTGTAGCTGCTCCTGAccctgcattagagcatgaccctgttcatgatgGTGCACCAGCCATTGCACCCTTTGTTGATGATGTACCGGTTGCTGACGCTCCTGTTGATGCTCCACTCTTGATAGAGGATCCTATTGTTGCACCATTTCATGATCCTGTGCCGGTGCTGTTCGACCGTGCACTTTTTGCTACTCATGTGGATCCACGTTACGCCgacacccgtaacgggtggatTGATGAAGATGACGATTACCCACCATTTGTGTTACCTGTTACACCTCCAGTATCCCCTGTTTCAGCACCCGTTTCAACACCCACTGATATCCCATTGTTTCCCCCACACACCACAGACGCACACCGCACTGATCTCCCTATTACGTTCCTTCAGGACATACCACCACcgcgtcctggagaggggtcatctaGGCAGCCACCCGTTTCTGCTCCACCCATGATGTCATCACCTTTTCCATTCGCATCTCAGTTTCCCACtgttgcaccacctactgcaccatcTTTCACTCCATCGAGCGCGCCATTcttatggactacgccccctatcatgccatTGTCTGATCCGTACCACCCATACCATGTTGG CTGA